The proteins below come from a single bacterium genomic window:
- a CDS encoding branched-chain amino acid ABC transporter permease: protein MRGLHAATLLAAGALLLGYGHLLNSYWMHILIIAMFYAILTASWSLLAGYAGLFSLGHMAFASVGGYTSALLVQWSGIPVPLGMAVGAVTCCLVGGWIGWVCLRLSGPYLAIFTLAFSEIVRIVVSTEDQVTRGMTGLHTVPLFTTASRLPYFYTIFGLLVGSLAVMGLLVHSRWGLFLRAIREDEQAAAASGVAVARLRILAFAIASGFAGLAGSFFAHYSVVLTPDLGDLDRMALIVVMTVIGGMERIPTAVGGAIGVEFLLEYLRAFGIWRLEIFGVVLLLTMRFARNGLLTPLWLQFVRLGEVRRPAATVAPEGIAGEVGQGGSAG, encoded by the coding sequence GTGCGGGGACTTCACGCCGCCACCCTGCTGGCCGCCGGAGCGCTGCTGCTCGGATACGGGCACCTGCTGAACTCGTACTGGATGCACATCCTCATCATCGCCATGTTCTACGCCATTCTGACCGCGAGCTGGTCCCTGCTCGCCGGCTACGCCGGCCTGTTCTCGCTCGGCCACATGGCGTTTGCCTCCGTCGGCGGCTACACCTCGGCGCTGCTCGTGCAGTGGTCCGGCATTCCCGTGCCGCTCGGGATGGCCGTGGGCGCCGTCACCTGCTGCCTCGTCGGCGGCTGGATCGGATGGGTCTGCCTGCGTCTCAGCGGCCCGTACCTGGCCATCTTCACGCTCGCGTTCTCCGAGATCGTCCGCATCGTCGTCTCGACCGAAGACCAGGTCACCCGCGGCATGACCGGTCTGCACACCGTGCCGTTGTTCACCACCGCGTCGCGGCTGCCGTACTTCTACACGATCTTCGGGCTCCTCGTCGGGTCGCTCGCGGTCATGGGGCTTCTGGTGCACTCCCGATGGGGGCTGTTCCTCAGAGCCATCCGTGAGGACGAACAGGCCGCGGCGGCGTCGGGCGTGGCGGTCGCCCGGCTCCGCATCCTGGCATTCGCCATCGCGAGCGGCTTCGCCGGCCTCGCGGGGAGTTTCTTCGCCCATTACAGCGTCGTCCTGACGCCGGATCTGGGCGACCTCGACCGGATGGCGCTGATCGTCGTGATGACGGTGATCGGCGGCATGGAGCGCATACCCACCGCCGTGGGCGGCGCGATCGGGGTCGAGTTTCTGCTGGAGTATCTGCGCGCGTTCGGCATCTGGCGGCTCGAGATCTTCGGTGTCGTCCTGCTGCTGACGATGCGCTTCGCGCGCAACGGCCTCCTCACACCGCTGTGGCT